The following proteins are co-located in the Haloplanus sp. HW8-1 genome:
- the rio1 gene encoding serine/threonine-protein kinase Rio1 gives MSDREEYGLLAPEEGEGEDFGDEWEEIDVSDTEADRIARKRDREFAEFRKRLKDADQFKVEQSVFDDATFAAIYKLVQDGHIAAFGGPISTGKEANVYEALGGNDIDVAVKIYRINASNFQEMRAYLEGDPRFEGIGSDKKKVVLAWTKKEFANLRRARAAGVRVPDPIAVERNVLVMELVGLVEDRARRLAEVDVENPETAFEVVREYMRRLHGAGLVHGDLSEYNLIIHDGELVVIDLGQAVTVHHPNAEDFLARDCRNVASFFTRQGIDVDPAALHEFVTEAEPEP, from the coding sequence ATGAGTGACCGCGAGGAGTACGGCTTGCTCGCCCCCGAGGAGGGCGAGGGCGAGGACTTCGGCGACGAGTGGGAGGAGATCGACGTCTCCGACACCGAGGCGGACCGCATCGCCAGAAAGCGGGACCGCGAGTTCGCCGAGTTCCGTAAGCGGCTGAAAGACGCCGACCAGTTCAAGGTGGAACAGTCGGTGTTCGACGACGCCACCTTCGCGGCCATCTACAAACTCGTCCAGGACGGCCACATCGCGGCGTTCGGTGGCCCCATCTCGACGGGCAAGGAGGCAAACGTCTACGAGGCGCTCGGCGGAAACGATATCGACGTGGCGGTGAAGATCTACCGGATCAACGCCTCGAACTTCCAAGAGATGCGGGCGTATCTCGAGGGCGACCCGCGCTTCGAGGGTATCGGCTCCGACAAGAAGAAGGTCGTCCTCGCGTGGACGAAAAAAGAGTTCGCGAACCTGCGCCGGGCCAGGGCGGCCGGGGTGCGAGTGCCCGACCCCATCGCGGTCGAGCGCAACGTGTTGGTGATGGAACTGGTGGGGCTGGTCGAGGACCGCGCCCGGCGACTGGCCGAGGTGGACGTCGAGAACCCCGAGACGGCGTTCGAAGTGGTCCGGGAGTACATGCGACGGCTCCACGGCGCCGGCCTCGTCCACGGCGACCTCTCGGAGTACAACCTCATCATCCACGACGGCGAGTTGGTCGTCATCGATCTCGGGCAGGCCGTGACGGTTCACCATCCGAACGCCGAGGATTTTCTCGCCCGGGACTGCCGGAACGTGGCATCGTTTTTCACTCGACAGGGGATCGACGTCGATCCCGCGGCCCTCCACGAGTTCGTCACCGAGGCCGAACCGGAGCCGTAA
- the sufS gene encoding bifunctional cysteine desulfurase/selenocysteine lyase SufS, which translates to MGVQESYPIDVEAIRADFPILDRSVGGDVETPGEGPDDDTPLYYLDNAATSQTPDQVVDTIADYYRGYNANVHRGIHQLSQEASVAYEEAHDTVADFVGADGREEIVFTKNTTEAENLVAYAWGLAELGPGDSVVLSEMEHHASLVTWQQIAKRTGAEVRYVRVDDDGYLDMDHAADLIDDTTEMVSVVHVSNTLGTVVPVAELADVAHDHDALIFVDGAQSAPTRPVDVKAMDADFFAFSGHKMCGPTGIGALYGKESILEEMQPYLYGGDMIRRVTYEDATWEDLPWKFEAGTPSIAQGVAFAAAVDYLEDIGMEAVQAHEELLAEYAYDRLTEFDDVEIYGPPGDDRGGLVAFNVDGVHAHDLSSIVNDYGVAIRAGDHCTQPLHDKLGIAASARASFYVYNTREEIDRLVEAVAEARDLFA; encoded by the coding sequence ATGGGAGTCCAGGAATCGTATCCGATCGACGTGGAAGCCATCCGGGCCGATTTCCCGATCCTCGACCGGTCCGTCGGGGGCGACGTGGAGACGCCCGGCGAGGGACCCGACGACGACACGCCGCTGTACTATCTCGACAACGCCGCGACGAGTCAGACGCCGGATCAGGTGGTCGACACCATCGCCGACTACTACCGCGGCTACAACGCCAACGTCCACCGAGGGATCCACCAGTTGAGTCAGGAGGCCAGCGTGGCCTACGAGGAGGCCCACGACACGGTGGCCGACTTCGTCGGTGCCGACGGCCGCGAGGAGATCGTCTTCACGAAGAACACGACCGAGGCGGAGAACCTCGTCGCCTACGCGTGGGGACTGGCCGAACTCGGCCCCGGGGACTCCGTGGTCCTCTCGGAGATGGAACACCACGCGTCGCTGGTGACGTGGCAACAGATTGCCAAGCGAACGGGCGCGGAGGTGCGGTACGTCCGCGTCGACGACGACGGCTATCTGGATATGGACCACGCCGCGGACCTGATCGACGACACCACGGAGATGGTGTCGGTCGTCCACGTCTCGAACACGCTCGGGACGGTCGTCCCCGTGGCTGAACTGGCGGACGTGGCCCACGACCACGACGCGCTGATCTTCGTCGACGGCGCCCAGTCGGCGCCCACCCGACCGGTCGACGTGAAGGCGATGGACGCCGACTTCTTCGCCTTCTCCGGCCACAAGATGTGTGGCCCGACCGGCATCGGCGCGCTCTACGGCAAGGAGTCGATTCTGGAGGAGATGCAACCATACCTCTACGGCGGCGACATGATCCGCCGGGTGACCTACGAGGACGCGACGTGGGAGGACCTGCCCTGGAAGTTCGAGGCGGGCACCCCCTCCATCGCACAGGGCGTCGCCTTCGCGGCCGCCGTCGACTATCTCGAGGATATCGGGATGGAGGCGGTCCAGGCCCACGAGGAACTGCTGGCCGAGTACGCCTACGACCGCCTGACCGAGTTCGACGACGTGGAAATCTACGGCCCGCCCGGCGACGACCGCGGCGGCCTCGTCGCGTTCAACGTCGACGGTGTCCACGCCCACGACCTCTCCAGCATCGTCAACGACTACGGCGTGGCGATCCGGGCCGGCGACCACTGCACCCAGCCCCTCCACGACAAACTCGGTATCGCCGCCTCCGCGCGGGCCTCCTTCTACGTCTACAACACCCGCGAGGAGATCGATCGGCTGGTCGAGGCCGTCGCCGAGGCTCGCGACCTGTTCGCGTGA
- the thsA gene encoding thermosome subunit alpha: MIILGEDSQRTQGKDAQSMNITAGKAVAESVRTTLGPKGMDKMLVDSGGSVVVTNDGVTILKEMDIDHPAANMIVEVSETQEDEVGDGTTTAVVIAGELLDEAEELIDQDIHPTTLAQGYRRAAEKAKEILEENAIDVSADDRETLVKIASTAMTGKGAESAKDQLADLVVDAVLAVRDDDGVDTDNVSVEKVVGGAIGNSELIEGVIVDKERVSDSMPYAVEDADVALVDGDLEVKETEIDAEVNVTDPDQLQQFLDQEEKQLREMVDHLKEVGADAVFVGSGIDDMAQHYLAQEGILAVRRAKDSDLSSLARSTGGTVVGSVDDLTEDDLGFAGSVAQKDIGGDERIFVEDTPDAKSVTLVLRGGTEHVVDEVERAVEDSLGVVRTTLEEGKVLPGGGAPEAELALGLRDHADSVGGREQLAVEAFAEALDVIPRTLAENAGLDPIDSLVDLRAQHDGGDLSAGLDAYTGDIIDMEEEGVVEPLRVKTQAIESATEAAVMILRIDDVIAAGDLKGGGSDDDGDDAPGGPGGGGMGGGMGGMGGMGGMGGAM, from the coding sequence ATGATCATTCTCGGCGAGGATTCCCAGCGCACCCAGGGGAAGGACGCTCAGTCGATGAACATCACGGCCGGCAAGGCCGTCGCGGAGTCCGTACGGACCACACTCGGTCCGAAAGGGATGGACAAGATGCTCGTCGACTCCGGCGGGAGCGTCGTCGTCACGAACGACGGCGTCACGATCCTGAAGGAGATGGACATCGACCACCCCGCCGCGAACATGATCGTCGAGGTCTCCGAAACTCAGGAGGACGAGGTCGGCGACGGCACCACGACGGCAGTCGTCATCGCGGGCGAACTCCTCGACGAGGCCGAGGAGCTCATCGACCAGGACATCCACCCGACGACGCTGGCCCAGGGGTACCGCCGGGCCGCGGAGAAGGCAAAGGAGATCCTCGAAGAGAACGCCATCGACGTCTCGGCTGACGACCGCGAGACGCTCGTCAAGATCGCCTCCACGGCGATGACGGGCAAGGGCGCCGAGAGCGCGAAAGACCAGCTCGCGGACTTGGTGGTCGACGCCGTCCTCGCCGTTCGCGACGACGACGGGGTCGACACCGACAACGTCTCCGTCGAGAAGGTCGTCGGCGGCGCCATCGGCAACTCCGAGCTCATCGAGGGCGTCATCGTCGACAAGGAACGCGTCAGCGACAGCATGCCCTACGCCGTCGAGGACGCCGACGTCGCGCTGGTCGACGGCGACCTCGAAGTCAAGGAGACCGAGATCGACGCCGAGGTCAACGTCACCGACCCTGACCAGCTCCAGCAGTTCCTCGACCAAGAGGAGAAACAGCTGCGCGAGATGGTCGACCACCTGAAGGAAGTCGGCGCCGACGCCGTCTTCGTCGGCAGCGGCATCGACGACATGGCCCAGCACTACCTGGCCCAGGAGGGCATCCTCGCCGTCCGTCGCGCGAAGGACAGCGACCTCTCCAGTCTCGCCCGCTCGACCGGCGGCACGGTCGTCGGCTCCGTCGACGACCTGACCGAGGACGACCTCGGCTTCGCCGGGTCGGTCGCCCAGAAGGACATCGGCGGCGACGAGCGCATCTTCGTCGAGGACACTCCCGACGCCAAGTCCGTCACGCTCGTCCTCCGCGGCGGCACCGAACACGTCGTCGACGAGGTCGAGCGTGCGGTCGAGGACTCGCTCGGCGTCGTCCGCACGACCCTGGAGGAGGGCAAGGTCCTGCCCGGGGGCGGTGCGCCCGAGGCGGAACTCGCCCTCGGCCTCCGTGACCACGCCGACTCCGTGGGTGGCCGCGAACAGCTCGCCGTCGAGGCCTTCGCCGAGGCGCTCGACGTCATCCCGCGCACCCTCGCCGAGAACGCCGGTCTCGACCCCATCGACTCGCTGGTCGATCTTCGGGCCCAGCACGACGGTGGCGACCTCTCGGCCGGTCTGGACGCCTACACGGGCGACATCATCGACATGGAGGAGGAGGGCGTCGTCGAACCCCTCCGCGTCAAAACCCAGGCCATCGAGTCCGCCACCGAGGCGGCCGTCATGATCCTCCGCATCGACGACGTCATCGCGGCCGGCGACCTCAAGGGCGGCGGCAGCGACGACGACGGCGACGACGCCCCCGGCGGCCCCGGCGGCGGCGGCATGGGCGGCGGCATGGGCGGCATGGGCGGCATGGGTGGCATGGGCGGCGCGATGTGA
- a CDS encoding DUF2391 family protein, whose amino-acid sequence MSGNTSGTGPEDDDPTDMGDLFDELEELEDLVDTPAAREQVRETMRVAMSASASAAASPFGRVIRGYDRADLAEAFLGSFLFGVPMAVEGGTQEVGEFLVSRPFHLGGTILFGIGLAVGIIYVADFQDVRVHKPIFGLIPRRLVGVTGVSLVMAVVLLTGWGRVDWADPTLAFANVVVAFVPMSVGAALGDILPGS is encoded by the coding sequence ATGAGCGGGAACACCTCCGGGACGGGGCCCGAAGACGACGATCCGACGGACATGGGTGACCTCTTCGACGAACTCGAGGAACTGGAGGACCTCGTGGACACGCCGGCGGCCCGCGAACAGGTCCGGGAGACGATGCGCGTGGCCATGTCGGCGAGCGCGAGTGCCGCAGCGAGCCCCTTCGGCCGCGTGATTCGAGGGTACGATCGTGCCGACCTCGCGGAGGCGTTCCTCGGGAGCTTCCTGTTTGGCGTCCCGATGGCCGTCGAGGGCGGAACCCAGGAGGTCGGTGAGTTTCTCGTCTCCCGCCCGTTCCACCTCGGCGGGACGATCCTGTTCGGCATCGGCCTCGCCGTCGGTATCATCTACGTCGCCGACTTTCAGGACGTCCGCGTCCACAAGCCGATATTCGGGCTGATCCCGCGACGCCTCGTCGGCGTGACCGGCGTCTCCCTCGTGATGGCGGTCGTCCTGCTGACAGGGTGGGGGCGGGTCGACTGGGCGGACCCGACGCTCGCCTTTGCCAACGTCGTCGTGGCGTTCGTCCCGATGAGCGTCGGCGCGGCGCTCGGTGACATCTTGCCCGGCTCGTAA
- a CDS encoding DUF302 domain-containing protein — translation MSYTLNKQVDGEFDAVVATTVDALEAEGFGVLCDIDVQGTFAAKLDEDFRRYRILGACNPRLAREALGAEPELGALLPCNVVVDETDERTVTVRAVDPERLLAVAENPALDDVAADVRERFERVLTTVAETG, via the coding sequence GTGTCCTATACACTGAACAAGCAGGTGGACGGGGAGTTCGACGCCGTCGTCGCCACGACGGTCGACGCACTCGAAGCGGAGGGATTCGGTGTCCTCTGTGATATCGACGTGCAGGGGACGTTCGCGGCGAAGCTCGACGAGGATTTCCGACGGTACCGTATCCTCGGCGCCTGCAACCCGCGATTGGCACGGGAGGCGTTGGGCGCGGAGCCCGAGTTGGGGGCGCTGCTCCCCTGTAACGTCGTTGTCGACGAGACGGACGAGAGGACCGTCACCGTGCGTGCCGTCGATCCGGAACGGCTGCTTGCGGTGGCCGAGAATCCGGCGCTCGACGACGTCGCCGCCGACGTTCGAGAGCGATTCGAGCGTGTGCTGACAACCGTTGCCGAGACGGGCTGA
- a CDS encoding DUF460 domain-containing protein: protein MNARTSALDALVFGVDVQSGDVRGDAPSYATVAYDGENLDRDVVSFRKLRRLIEREEPAIVATDNVYELATDRDDLVRFLRWLPDGTRLVQVTGAERPEPLSRVASRHGVPYGKKPMQEAEAAARLAAANVGHEVTAFTDTTTVKVSRGRSTGKGGWSQDRYTRRIHGNVKKRAREVAEALDSANLSYEREVTEKYGGFANATFTVEAAPDDIPMGQSRSGDTRVEIERERRDGIEFEPLVKRRDRVLVGIDPGTTTAAAVVSLDGEVLDVYSTRTADTAGVIEWLVERGRPVVVAADVEPMPETVEKFRRSFDAAGWEPDSDLPVDEKLHRTREHAYDNDHERDAMAAALFAFDAYADQFERITRKVPPRFDRGEVIERVVTGEASVEAVLRDLADDDESDEEESSHEPRELSAEERRIKRLERQVDRLEGTVDDLRTRLDEKEERIAEYEAELSEARREERREARERREVNRLERETERLERERDQQRERADELESKLERLKTLWKLDHSDFADVSEGKDLVPVKVIEQFTRDAVDAADEAYGLAAGDVVYLRDASGAGRSTAERLVTTEPRIVLRDGNLSDVADEVLFEADVPVTPADDVTIQEIDELAVARESEVEAAIEDWERRADQRSKERKSEMVDQIISEHRAESGD from the coding sequence GTGAACGCCCGGACGAGTGCGCTCGACGCGCTGGTGTTCGGCGTCGACGTACAGAGCGGCGACGTCCGCGGGGACGCTCCCTCCTACGCAACGGTCGCCTACGACGGCGAGAACCTCGACCGGGACGTGGTGTCCTTCCGCAAACTCCGGCGGCTGATCGAGCGCGAGGAGCCGGCCATCGTCGCCACGGACAACGTCTACGAACTCGCGACCGACCGCGACGACCTCGTGCGCTTTCTCCGGTGGCTCCCCGACGGGACGCGACTGGTGCAGGTGACCGGGGCGGAGCGGCCGGAACCGCTCTCTCGGGTCGCCTCGCGCCACGGCGTCCCGTACGGCAAGAAACCGATGCAGGAGGCCGAGGCCGCGGCCCGACTGGCCGCCGCCAACGTGGGCCACGAGGTGACGGCTTTCACCGACACGACGACGGTGAAGGTGTCGCGCGGTCGCTCGACGGGCAAGGGCGGGTGGAGTCAGGACCGCTACACCCGGCGTATCCACGGGAACGTCAAAAAGCGCGCCCGGGAGGTGGCCGAGGCGCTGGATTCGGCAAACCTGTCGTACGAGCGCGAGGTGACCGAGAAGTACGGCGGCTTCGCCAACGCCACCTTCACGGTGGAGGCGGCGCCCGACGACATCCCGATGGGACAGTCCCGCTCGGGCGACACCCGCGTCGAGATCGAGCGTGAGCGCCGCGACGGGATCGAGTTCGAACCGCTGGTGAAACGGCGGGACCGCGTGCTGGTCGGCATCGATCCCGGCACCACGACGGCGGCGGCCGTCGTCTCCCTCGACGGTGAGGTGCTCGACGTCTACTCCACCCGGACTGCCGACACGGCCGGCGTCATCGAGTGGTTGGTCGAACGTGGCCGCCCCGTCGTCGTCGCCGCCGACGTGGAGCCGATGCCCGAGACGGTCGAGAAGTTCCGCCGTAGCTTCGACGCCGCGGGCTGGGAGCCGGACTCGGATCTGCCGGTCGACGAGAAGCTCCACCGTACCCGCGAGCACGCCTACGACAACGACCACGAGCGCGACGCGATGGCGGCCGCCCTCTTTGCCTTCGACGCCTACGCGGACCAGTTCGAGCGCATCACCCGGAAGGTGCCACCGCGGTTCGACCGCGGCGAAGTCATCGAGCGGGTCGTCACCGGCGAGGCGTCGGTCGAGGCGGTCCTCCGTGACCTCGCGGACGACGACGAGTCCGACGAGGAGGAATCGAGCCACGAACCCCGCGAACTCTCCGCCGAGGAGCGCCGCATCAAGCGCCTCGAACGGCAGGTCGATCGGCTGGAGGGGACCGTCGACGACCTCCGCACCCGCCTCGACGAGAAGGAGGAACGCATCGCCGAGTACGAGGCGGAACTCTCCGAGGCCCGCCGCGAGGAGCGCCGCGAGGCCCGCGAGCGCCGCGAGGTGAACCGGCTGGAACGCGAGACCGAGCGGCTGGAGCGCGAGCGCGACCAACAACGCGAGCGCGCCGACGAACTCGAATCGAAGCTCGAACGGCTGAAGACGCTCTGGAAGCTCGATCACTCCGACTTCGCCGACGTCTCCGAGGGGAAGGACCTCGTCCCCGTGAAGGTGATCGAGCAGTTCACCCGCGACGCCGTCGACGCCGCGGACGAAGCGTACGGCCTCGCGGCGGGCGACGTGGTCTACCTCCGCGACGCCAGCGGCGCCGGACGATCGACCGCCGAGCGCCTGGTGACGACCGAGCCGCGAATCGTCCTCCGGGACGGCAACCTCTCCGACGTCGCCGACGAGGTCCTCTTCGAGGCCGACGTCCCCGTCACCCCCGCCGACGACGTGACCATTCAGGAGATCGACGAACTCGCGGTCGCCCGCGAGAGCGAAGTCGAGGCGGCCATCGAGGACTGGGAGCGTCGTGCAGACCAGCGATCCAAGGAGCGAAAGTCGGAGATGGTCGACCAGATCATCAGCGAACACCGCGCCGAGAGCGGGGACTGA
- the eif1A gene encoding translation initiation factor eIF-1A: MSENENGGRKDLRMPDDDEVFAVVTNMLGANRVKVRCADGVERTARIPGRMQKRIWIREDDVVLVEPWDWQDEKADISWRYEKSEADQLRREGHIE, encoded by the coding sequence ATGAGCGAGAACGAAAACGGCGGGCGCAAGGACCTTCGAATGCCCGACGACGACGAGGTGTTCGCCGTCGTAACGAACATGCTCGGGGCCAACCGGGTGAAGGTACGCTGTGCGGACGGGGTGGAGCGAACGGCCCGCATCCCCGGCCGGATGCAAAAGCGCATCTGGATCCGCGAGGACGACGTCGTACTCGTCGAACCGTGGGACTGGCAAGACGAGAAGGCCGACATCTCGTGGCGCTACGAGAAGTCGGAGGCGGACCAGTTGCGGCGCGAAGGGCACATCGAGTAG
- a CDS encoding tyrosine--tRNA ligase codes for MDVYERITRNATEVVTEAEGQALAEAPEGKRAYVGYEPSGVLHIGHMLTATKLMDLQDAGFEVTVLLADVHAYLNDKGTFEEIRETAERMKAQFLAYGLDEERTEFVYGSEFQFDREYVLDLHALELETTISRAERAMAEIKSGDAVTVSQAVYPLMQALDIVYLDVDLAIGGMEQRKVHMLARDTLPKIGEASPTCLHTPLIADLETGVGKMSASEGVSISMEDAPEDIEAKVNDAFCPPTRDPAPDAEGRERENPVLQIFEYHVFPRYETVVVERPEQYGGDLEYDDYESLAADLESGDLHPADAKGALATYLDELIAPGRRQLQDAASDA; via the coding sequence ATGGACGTCTACGAGCGGATCACCCGGAACGCGACCGAGGTGGTCACCGAAGCCGAGGGGCAGGCGCTGGCCGAAGCGCCCGAGGGCAAACGCGCGTACGTCGGGTACGAGCCATCGGGCGTGTTGCACATCGGTCACATGCTCACCGCGACGAAGCTGATGGACCTGCAGGACGCCGGCTTCGAGGTCACCGTCCTGCTCGCGGACGTCCACGCCTACCTCAACGACAAGGGCACCTTCGAGGAGATTCGGGAGACGGCCGAGCGCATGAAAGCCCAGTTTCTCGCCTACGGCCTCGACGAGGAGCGGACGGAGTTCGTCTACGGTTCCGAGTTCCAGTTCGACCGCGAGTACGTACTGGACCTCCACGCCTTGGAACTGGAGACGACCATCTCGCGGGCCGAACGGGCGATGGCCGAGATCAAAAGCGGCGACGCCGTGACGGTGTCCCAGGCCGTCTACCCCCTGATGCAGGCGCTCGACATCGTCTATCTCGACGTCGACCTCGCAATCGGGGGGATGGAACAGCGCAAGGTCCACATGCTCGCGCGGGACACCTTGCCGAAGATCGGCGAGGCGTCGCCTACCTGCCTCCACACGCCGCTGATCGCCGACCTCGAAACCGGCGTGGGGAAGATGTCCGCGAGCGAGGGCGTCTCCATCTCGATGGAGGACGCACCCGAAGACATCGAGGCGAAGGTCAACGACGCGTTCTGTCCACCCACCCGGGATCCGGCCCCCGACGCCGAGGGGCGCGAGCGCGAGAATCCCGTCCTGCAGATCTTCGAGTACCACGTCTTTCCGCGGTACGAGACGGTGGTGGTCGAGCGGCCGGAGCAGTACGGCGGCGACCTGGAGTACGACGACTACGAGTCGCTGGCGGCGGACCTGGAGTCGGGGGACCTCCACCCTGCGGACGCGAAGGGGGCGCTGGCGACGTACCTCGACGAACTCATCGCGCCCGGGCGGCGCCAACTGCAGGACGCCGCGTCGGACGCCTGA
- a CDS encoding KH domain-containing protein — MQHVKVPQDRLGVLIGEGGETMREIEDRAEVRLDIDSESGSVAIDATGDPVTAMVAPDIVRAIGRGFKPDAALSLLDDEMRMFDLIDIEEATRNKNDLQRQKGRLIGENGRTRELMEELTGAEVVIYGTTLGIIGQPEEVQAVRRAAEMLLDGAPHGAVYGYLERKHNELTRGVEL, encoded by the coding sequence ATGCAACACGTAAAGGTCCCGCAGGACCGCCTCGGCGTCCTCATCGGCGAAGGCGGCGAGACCATGCGCGAGATCGAGGACCGCGCCGAGGTCCGCCTCGACATCGACTCCGAGAGCGGGAGCGTCGCCATCGACGCCACCGGCGACCCCGTCACGGCCATGGTCGCACCCGACATCGTCCGGGCCATCGGTCGCGGATTCAAGCCCGACGCGGCGCTGTCTCTCCTCGACGACGAGATGCGGATGTTCGATCTGATCGACATCGAAGAGGCCACGCGGAACAAGAACGACCTCCAGCGACAGAAGGGACGGCTCATCGGCGAGAACGGGCGCACGCGGGAGTTGATGGAGGAACTCACCGGCGCCGAGGTGGTCATCTACGGCACTACCCTCGGCATCATCGGTCAACCCGAGGAGGTCCAGGCCGTCCGCCGGGCCGCCGAGATGCTGCTCGACGGTGCCCCCCACGGTGCGGTCTACGGCTACCTCGAACGCAAGCACAACGAACTCACCCGCGGCGTCGAACTGTAG